The proteins below are encoded in one region of Bosea sp. BIWAKO-01:
- the queC gene encoding 7-cyano-7-deazaguanine synthase QueC: MMTAATTGEGRALVLFSGGQDSTVTLAWALARFGSVETVGFDYGQRHRVEMDCRLAIRDRLPTLSSTYAERLGPDHIIDLAALGSISETALTRESEIAFADTGLPTTFVPGRNLIFLTFAAALAYRRNCRHIVLGVCETDYSGYPDCRDDTIKAMQVALNLGLDRRLVLHTPLMWRDKAQTFVLARELGGETLLDLVVEDSHSCYLGNRTTRHSWGYGCGTCPACELRAKGYAGFLCSPDDTGPSYES, encoded by the coding sequence ATGATGACGGCAGCCACGACCGGCGAAGGCCGCGCACTCGTCCTGTTCTCGGGCGGGCAGGATTCGACCGTCACGCTCGCCTGGGCCCTTGCACGCTTCGGCTCGGTCGAGACCGTCGGCTTCGATTACGGCCAGCGGCACCGCGTCGAGATGGACTGCCGGCTCGCCATTCGCGACAGGCTGCCCACCCTGTCGTCAACCTATGCCGAACGGCTGGGGCCGGACCACATCATCGACCTCGCTGCGCTCGGCTCGATTTCCGAGACCGCGCTGACGCGGGAGAGCGAGATCGCCTTCGCCGATACCGGGTTGCCGACGACCTTCGTGCCGGGACGGAACCTGATTTTCCTGACCTTCGCCGCTGCGCTGGCGTATCGCCGAAACTGCAGGCACATCGTGCTTGGCGTCTGCGAGACCGATTATTCCGGCTATCCCGATTGCCGTGACGACACCATCAAGGCGATGCAGGTCGCGCTCAATCTCGGGCTCGATCGCCGATTGGTGCTGCACACGCCGCTGATGTGGCGCGACAAGGCGCAAACCTTCGTACTGGCCCGCGAGCTTGGCGGCGAGACGTTGCTCGATCTGGTGGTCGAGGACAGCCATAGCTGCTATCTCGGCAACCGGACGACACGCCATTCCTGGGGCTATGGTTGCGGAACCTGCCCTGCCTGCGAGCTGCGGGCGAAGGGCTATGCCGGCTTTCTCTGTTCACCGGACGACACTGGACCATCCTATGAATCCTGA
- a CDS encoding methyl-accepting chemotaxis protein, with translation MPFLKKLAALSIGRSFGLIAILSAVLAIGGVSFTLVQARNEMIALKRVEMKNAVEAAASTVNSYLARAEKGELKDAEAKKMALDAISAARFDNGNYYFVVNFDGISVLHANKKIETTDMMPLKDATGKFFVKEMVELAKAKGTGFLDYFWLRTSDKEPSLKISYVVSVPKWNWVVGSGLHVDDVDAAFRGMMLDVAKVLVPLGLLMLGLVVFLSRRSSSMLTSLADTMNELATGNLKSAIAHQERGDEIGSMARALVVFRDAALAKEEVEADKQRVEAQASAHRDATDLERRRNESERAQSSAQQETVVRALGAGLEHLAEGDLTYRIADVFAADYVKLKDDFNGAIARLQETMRQIATNTESMKAGSGEISQAADDLASRTEQQASSVEETATALDELTATVRQTAESARLASQATTQVKTEAEQSTQIVRDAVSAMGGIEKSADEISQIVGVIDEIAFQTNLLALNASVEAARAGDAGKGFAVVASEVRALAQRSAEAAKEIKGLITASTVEVDKGVALVGQTGNALQRMAGEITRVTALVAEIASAAQEQAAGLQEVNNAVNEMDQATQQNAAMAEESTAAAHALSQEADRLAAQVARFRLGGDVAGLQDMARKMASVVPPAPRAASPSRKPAAHHGAAPARKLEPSAHDRAWEEF, from the coding sequence ATGCCGTTTCTGAAGAAGCTTGCTGCCTTGTCTATCGGCCGTTCGTTCGGTCTCATCGCCATTCTTTCCGCCGTCCTAGCCATCGGCGGGGTGAGCTTCACGCTCGTCCAGGCCCGCAACGAGATGATCGCCCTCAAGCGCGTCGAGATGAAGAACGCAGTCGAGGCGGCTGCATCGACGGTCAACAGCTATCTGGCGCGGGCTGAAAAGGGTGAGCTGAAGGATGCCGAGGCGAAGAAGATGGCGCTCGACGCCATCTCGGCCGCGCGCTTCGACAACGGAAATTACTATTTCGTCGTCAACTTCGACGGCATCAGCGTTCTGCATGCCAACAAGAAGATCGAGACGACGGACATGATGCCGTTGAAGGATGCGACAGGAAAGTTCTTCGTCAAGGAGATGGTCGAACTCGCCAAGGCAAAGGGCACGGGATTTCTCGACTATTTCTGGCTGAGGACGAGCGACAAGGAGCCGTCTCTCAAGATTTCCTATGTCGTCTCGGTGCCGAAATGGAACTGGGTCGTCGGTTCCGGGCTGCATGTCGACGATGTCGACGCGGCCTTCCGTGGCATGATGCTCGACGTGGCCAAGGTCCTGGTTCCGCTTGGGCTGCTCATGCTTGGCCTGGTCGTGTTCCTGAGCCGCCGCTCGTCGAGCATGCTGACCTCGCTCGCGGACACGATGAACGAACTTGCGACCGGAAACCTGAAAAGCGCGATCGCGCATCAGGAGCGTGGCGACGAGATCGGCAGCATGGCGCGTGCTCTCGTCGTCTTCCGCGATGCGGCTCTGGCGAAGGAGGAGGTCGAGGCCGACAAGCAGCGCGTCGAGGCGCAGGCGAGCGCGCATCGCGACGCCACCGACCTGGAACGTCGCCGCAACGAATCCGAGCGAGCCCAGAGTTCCGCCCAGCAGGAAACGGTTGTCCGTGCGCTCGGGGCGGGCCTCGAACACCTCGCCGAGGGCGACCTGACCTACCGGATCGCGGATGTCTTTGCCGCCGACTACGTCAAGCTCAAGGACGACTTCAATGGCGCGATCGCCCGACTTCAGGAGACGATGCGCCAGATTGCGACCAATACCGAAAGCATGAAGGCAGGTTCCGGCGAGATCAGCCAGGCGGCCGATGACCTCGCCAGCCGGACCGAGCAGCAGGCCTCATCGGTGGAGGAGACGGCGACGGCGCTCGACGAACTCACCGCTACCGTGCGGCAGACCGCCGAAAGCGCGCGCCTCGCAAGCCAGGCGACCACTCAGGTCAAGACCGAGGCCGAGCAGTCGACCCAGATCGTGCGCGACGCCGTTTCGGCCATGGGCGGCATCGAGAAGTCCGCGGATGAGATCTCGCAGATCGTGGGTGTCATCGACGAGATCGCCTTCCAGACCAATCTGCTGGCCTTGAATGCCAGCGTCGAGGCGGCGCGCGCGGGCGATGCCGGCAAGGGTTTCGCGGTCGTGGCTTCCGAGGTCCGGGCACTGGCGCAGCGTTCTGCCGAAGCGGCCAAGGAGATCAAGGGACTGATCACGGCTTCGACCGTCGAGGTGGACAAGGGGGTTGCGCTGGTCGGCCAGACCGGGAATGCGCTTCAGCGGATGGCTGGCGAGATCACCCGCGTCACTGCGCTGGTCGCCGAGATTGCGTCGGCAGCGCAGGAGCAGGCGGCTGGGCTCCAGGAGGTCAACAACGCCGTCAACGAGATGGACCAGGCGACGCAGCAGAATGCCGCCATGGCGGAGGAGTCGACGGCGGCGGCGCATGCGCTGTCGCAGGAGGCCGATCGCCTGGCTGCCCAGGTCGCGCGCTTCAGGCTTGGCGGAGACGTTGCCGGATTGCAGGATATGGCACGCAAGATGGCGAGCGTCGTCCCGCCCGCTCCTCGCGCAGCCTCCCCCAGCCGCAAGCCTGCCGCCCACCACGGGGCGGCGCCCGCCCGCAAACTCGAGCCGAGCGCACATGATCGCGCCTGGGAGGAATTTTGA
- a CDS encoding LysR family transcriptional regulator, giving the protein MDRLDELAIFVAILDTGSLGGAGRQLRRSRPAVTRALAGLEERVGARLIARTTRQLTATDAGRELATSARRMLADYEASMSGVAAAPVRGLLRVTAPMAFGRRHVTPLVTEFLDLNPEVQVELVLADRNLDMIDEGLDVAVRIGPLPDSRLVVRKVGEVRRLLVAAPSYLASRGVPARPSDLLQHDTIASVAAGQGMLWRFGGSARGSSVAVAPRFIVNEIESGLIAARAGRGLARPLSYQVADDIAAGTLVRLLREFEPAPLPVHLVVPSGQHLAAKVRAFLDQAAAYFQRLGVIRPEGVS; this is encoded by the coding sequence TTGGACCGCCTCGACGAACTGGCGATCTTCGTCGCCATCCTGGATACTGGCAGTCTCGGGGGTGCGGGTCGGCAATTGCGGCGCTCGCGTCCGGCGGTGACGCGGGCTCTTGCCGGGCTCGAGGAACGCGTCGGTGCACGTCTGATCGCCCGCACCACACGCCAGCTCACTGCGACGGATGCCGGGCGCGAACTCGCGACCTCCGCCAGACGGATGCTGGCCGATTACGAGGCGTCGATGTCGGGTGTCGCTGCGGCCCCGGTTCGTGGCCTGCTGCGCGTCACTGCGCCGATGGCCTTTGGCCGGCGCCATGTCACGCCGCTGGTGACGGAGTTCCTGGACCTGAATCCCGAGGTGCAGGTCGAACTCGTGCTGGCCGACCGTAATCTCGACATGATCGATGAAGGGCTGGACGTCGCAGTCCGGATCGGACCCTTGCCGGATTCGCGGCTGGTCGTGCGAAAGGTCGGCGAGGTCAGGCGCCTTCTGGTTGCGGCTCCATCCTATCTCGCAAGCCGTGGCGTGCCGGCGCGCCCCTCGGACCTGCTGCAGCATGACACCATTGCCAGCGTGGCAGCAGGGCAGGGCATGCTCTGGCGTTTTGGCGGATCGGCGCGCGGGTCGAGCGTTGCAGTCGCGCCTCGGTTCATCGTCAACGAGATCGAATCGGGCCTGATTGCGGCCCGCGCCGGTCGCGGGCTGGCACGGCCGCTTTCCTATCAGGTGGCAGACGACATTGCCGCGGGGACGTTGGTGCGGCTACTGCGCGAGTTCGAGCCGGCCCCGCTGCCTGTGCATCTCGTTGTTCCGAGCGGGCAGCATCTGGCGGCTAAGGTAAGGGCCTTCCTTGATCAGGCGGCCGCGTATTTCCAGCGCCTCGGCGTGATCCGGCCCGAGGGCGTGTCATAA
- the proC gene encoding pyrroline-5-carboxylate reductase gives MSRSLPQTLVLIGAGKMGGAMLEGWLRIGMDPTGITLIDPKPSDEIATLAAEKGIALNPETRSVPPTEVLVLATKPQMLDTAAPSVQAFIQPQTLLISILAGKTLGDLSARLPNATAIIRAMPNLPASVQRGVTAAAAGRGVSADQRAMADALLGSIGKVEWLATEGLIDAVTAVSGSGPAYVFHLVECLAAAGVAAGLPVETAERLARGTIEGAGEMLYQSPLSPATLRQNVTSPAGTTAAALEVLMADNGLAPLMRRAVAAAKRRAEELSG, from the coding sequence ATGTCCCGTTCCCTGCCGCAAACCCTTGTCCTCATTGGTGCGGGCAAGATGGGAGGCGCCATGCTCGAGGGCTGGCTCCGCATCGGCATGGATCCGACCGGGATCACGCTGATCGACCCGAAGCCCTCGGACGAGATCGCGACGCTGGCGGCCGAGAAGGGCATCGCGCTCAATCCCGAGACGCGCTCGGTGCCGCCGACAGAGGTTCTCGTGCTCGCGACCAAGCCGCAGATGCTCGATACGGCAGCGCCCTCGGTCCAGGCGTTCATCCAGCCGCAGACCCTGCTGATTTCCATTCTGGCCGGCAAGACGCTCGGCGATCTCTCGGCGCGCCTGCCCAATGCCACGGCGATCATTCGCGCGATGCCGAACCTGCCGGCTTCCGTGCAGCGCGGCGTCACTGCGGCTGCCGCCGGACGGGGCGTCAGTGCTGATCAACGGGCGATGGCGGATGCGCTGCTCGGCAGCATCGGAAAGGTCGAATGGCTCGCGACCGAAGGTCTGATCGACGCGGTCACGGCCGTTTCGGGCTCCGGTCCCGCCTATGTCTTCCATCTCGTCGAGTGCCTGGCGGCGGCTGGCGTCGCAGCGGGACTTCCGGTCGAGACGGCCGAGCGCCTGGCGCGGGGCACCATCGAAGGAGCAGGGGAGATGCTCTATCAATCGCCGCTGTCGCCGGCGACCTTGCGCCAGAACGTGACCTCGCCTGCCGGAACGACAGCGGCAGCACTCGAAGTGCTGATGGCCGATAACGGACTTGCGCCGCTGATGCGCCGCGCGGTCGCTGCCGCCAAACGTCGCGCCGAAGAGCTTTCCGGCTGA
- a CDS encoding glutathione S-transferase yields MSQTGITLHSTPLSGHGHRVELLLLALGLDYRVVSAPADVRRSEAFLALNPLGQIPVLQDGALTLADSNAIMVYLVKRYAPDSAWLPGEPLAAAQVQRWLSIAAGEVMHGPSTARLIAQFGLKDDPARAERISTRLLTFMESHLEERAFLAAEQPTLADLACYSYVAHAPEGGISLEPYPAVRAWTARIEALPFFKPIPPSPLPAEG; encoded by the coding sequence ATGTCACAAACCGGCATCACCCTTCACAGCACGCCGCTCTCTGGCCACGGCCATCGCGTTGAGTTGCTGCTGCTGGCACTCGGACTCGATTATCGCGTCGTTTCGGCTCCGGCTGATGTGCGCAGGAGCGAAGCCTTTCTCGCGCTCAATCCGCTCGGCCAGATCCCGGTGCTTCAGGATGGGGCGCTAACGCTGGCCGACAGCAACGCGATCATGGTCTATCTGGTGAAGCGCTACGCTCCGGACAGCGCCTGGCTGCCAGGCGAGCCACTCGCCGCGGCCCAGGTCCAGCGCTGGCTCTCGATCGCAGCCGGAGAGGTCATGCACGGTCCCTCGACCGCTCGGTTGATCGCCCAGTTTGGACTGAAGGACGATCCCGCCCGCGCCGAACGGATCTCCACGCGGCTGCTCACCTTCATGGAAAGTCACCTGGAAGAGCGCGCCTTCCTCGCGGCGGAGCAGCCGACGCTGGCCGACCTTGCCTGCTATTCCTATGTGGCGCACGCTCCGGAAGGCGGCATCTCGCTTGAGCCCTACCCGGCCGTGAGAGCCTGGACCGCGCGGATCGAGGCTCTGCCCTTCTTCAAGCCGATCCCTCCCTCACCGCTCCCCGCCGAGGGATGA
- a CDS encoding pyridoxamine 5'-phosphate oxidase family protein, whose translation MDASPFHRGERDAQARAGLFSRGAGIRPLMPDQHRAFFPLLPYLFVGGLDRDGWPIATVLCGEAGFVQSPAPTRLRIAALPSAADPAAAALETDRPVGLLGLELTTRRRNRANGIVAARDADGLSVEVSQSFGNCAKYIQTRVPTAIARLPEVVEPLTRLDAAARTVIEAVDTLFIASSSGPQGGSAAGVDISHRGGRPGFVRIDGDVLTIPDFTGNSYFNTFGNLLLEPRAALLIPDFATGDIIQLQGETEIVWNGPELRSLIGSQRLWRFRVARAWRRKRALPFNWSAAEPAPTTLETGTWQRDRSAA comes from the coding sequence ATGGACGCGTCCCCCTTCCATCGAGGCGAGCGCGATGCACAGGCCCGCGCGGGACTGTTCTCGCGCGGAGCCGGCATCCGCCCCCTCATGCCGGACCAGCACAGGGCCTTCTTTCCGCTCCTACCTTATCTTTTCGTCGGCGGGCTCGATCGCGACGGCTGGCCGATCGCAACCGTGCTGTGCGGAGAAGCCGGCTTCGTGCAAAGCCCTGCGCCAACCCGCTTGCGCATCGCCGCGCTGCCCTCGGCAGCCGATCCGGCGGCCGCAGCGCTGGAAACGGACCGTCCCGTCGGCCTGCTTGGCCTCGAACTCACGACGAGGCGACGTAACCGCGCCAACGGCATCGTTGCCGCACGCGATGCCGACGGTCTATCGGTCGAGGTTTCTCAGAGCTTCGGGAACTGTGCGAAATACATCCAGACCCGCGTCCCGACAGCTATTGCCCGCTTGCCGGAGGTGGTGGAGCCACTGACCCGCTTGGATGCGGCTGCCCGGACTGTGATCGAAGCCGTAGATACCCTGTTCATCGCCAGTTCGTCGGGGCCGCAGGGCGGATCAGCCGCGGGTGTCGACATCTCGCATCGCGGTGGCCGGCCGGGCTTTGTCCGGATCGACGGTGACGTCCTGACGATCCCCGATTTCACCGGTAACAGCTACTTCAACACGTTCGGTAATCTGCTGTTGGAGCCGCGCGCCGCGCTGCTCATTCCCGATTTCGCGACGGGCGACATCATTCAGCTTCAGGGCGAAACGGAGATCGTCTGGAACGGCCCGGAGCTCCGATCCTTGATTGGCTCGCAGCGGCTCTGGCGCTTTCGCGTCGCACGCGCCTGGCGGCGCAAGCGCGCCCTGCCCTTCAACTGGTCGGCAGCAGAACCGGCGCCGACCACATTGGAAACCGGGACATGGCAGCGGGACCGTTCCGCTGCCTGA
- a CDS encoding tRNA-binding protein, which translates to MSTKSVSPETISFDDFLKVDIRVGTIVEALPYPEARKPAFKLVIDFGGEIGLKKSSAQITTHYRCEDLPGRQILAVVNFPPRQIGKFMSEVLTLGMPDGNGEVVLIGPSLAVPNGGRLY; encoded by the coding sequence TTGAGTACGAAGTCCGTATCGCCAGAGACGATCAGCTTCGACGATTTCCTTAAGGTCGACATTCGTGTCGGCACCATCGTCGAGGCACTGCCCTATCCCGAGGCACGCAAGCCGGCCTTCAAGCTGGTGATCGATTTCGGCGGGGAGATTGGTCTGAAGAAATCGTCGGCGCAGATCACCACGCACTATCGCTGCGAGGATCTTCCGGGCCGCCAGATCCTCGCCGTGGTCAATTTCCCACCGCGTCAGATCGGCAAGTTCATGTCGGAGGTCCTGACGCTCGGCATGCCGGACGGCAACGGCGAAGTCGTATTGATTGGGCCCAGCCTCGCCGTCCCGAACGGCGGCAGGCTCTACTGA
- a CDS encoding ribose-phosphate pyrophosphokinase: MPSSFKVVAGNSNRPLAEAICASLEIPLAKAQVRRFADMEVFVEIQENVRGQDVFVIQSTSFPTNDHLMELLIITDALRRSSARRITAVIPYFGYARQDRRASGRTPISAKLVANLITHAGVDRVLTLDLHAGQIQGFFDIPTDNLFGAPLMARDIKERLDYKNAMVVSPDVGGVVRARALAKRIDAPLAIVDKRRDRPGESEVMNIIGSVEGRSCILLDDIVDSGGTLCNAAEALLAEGAREVYAYITHGVLSGGAVARIANSKLKELVITDSIMPTEAVKVARNIRVISIANLMGEAIERTASESSVSSLFD; this comes from the coding sequence ATGCCCTCTTCGTTCAAAGTCGTCGCCGGAAACTCGAACCGGCCGCTCGCCGAAGCGATTTGTGCCTCCCTCGAAATCCCTCTTGCCAAGGCCCAGGTCCGGCGTTTCGCCGACATGGAGGTCTTCGTCGAGATCCAGGAGAATGTTCGCGGGCAGGACGTCTTCGTCATCCAATCGACCTCCTTCCCCACCAATGACCACCTGATGGAGCTGTTGATCATCACGGATGCCCTGCGCCGTTCGTCGGCACGGCGCATCACCGCGGTGATCCCCTATTTCGGCTATGCCCGGCAGGATCGCCGTGCCTCGGGCCGCACGCCGATCTCGGCCAAGCTCGTCGCCAATCTCATCACCCATGCCGGCGTCGACCGCGTTCTGACGCTTGATCTCCATGCCGGGCAGATCCAGGGCTTCTTCGACATCCCGACCGACAACCTGTTCGGCGCGCCATTGATGGCGCGCGATATCAAGGAACGGCTCGACTACAAGAACGCCATGGTCGTTTCACCGGATGTCGGCGGCGTGGTCCGTGCCCGGGCGCTGGCCAAGCGTATCGACGCTCCGCTCGCCATCGTCGACAAGCGCCGCGACCGGCCGGGCGAATCCGAGGTGATGAACATCATCGGCTCGGTCGAGGGCCGCTCCTGCATCCTGCTTGACGATATCGTCGATTCCGGCGGAACGCTCTGCAACGCCGCAGAAGCATTGCTCGCGGAAGGCGCCAGGGAAGTCTACGCCTACATCACCCATGGCGTGCTGTCGGGTGGCGCAGTCGCACGCATCGCCAATTCCAAGCTCAAGGAGTTGGTGATCACCGATTCGATCATGCCGACCGAGGCCGTGAAGGTGGCGCGCAACATCCGCGTCATTTCCATTGCCAACCTGATGGGCGAGGCGATCGAGCGCACCGCGAGCGAATCGAGCGTCTCCAGCCTGTTCGACTGA
- a CDS encoding YbjN domain-containing protein, whose amino-acid sequence MMDLDLDAEAERPANPLDLIERLAALNNWTFDRDSDDELSVSVTGGWSDYHVAITWLSEVEALHIACAFDLKVPERRRGEVLQLVSLVNEQLWLGHFDLWSSENVVMYRHALLLSGGAEPTDEQAAALIKSAIDACERYFQAFHFVVWAGKSAREGLEGAMLETVGEA is encoded by the coding sequence ATGATGGACCTTGACCTGGACGCAGAAGCCGAACGGCCTGCCAATCCTCTCGACCTGATCGAGCGCCTCGCCGCACTCAACAACTGGACGTTCGACCGCGACAGCGATGACGAGCTCTCCGTCTCCGTCACCGGAGGCTGGTCTGACTATCACGTCGCGATCACCTGGCTCTCCGAAGTGGAGGCGCTCCATATCGCCTGTGCCTTCGACCTCAAGGTGCCGGAGCGCCGGCGCGGCGAGGTTCTGCAGCTTGTCAGCCTCGTCAACGAGCAGCTCTGGCTCGGCCATTTCGACCTCTGGAGCTCGGAGAACGTGGTGATGTACCGCCACGCGCTCCTGCTTTCGGGCGGTGCGGAGCCGACCGACGAGCAGGCCGCCGCGCTGATCAAATCGGCGATCGACGCCTGCGAGCGCTATTTCCAGGCCTTCCACTTCGTGGTCTGGGCCGGCAAGAGCGCGCGCGAAGGGCTCGAGGGGGCGATGCTCGAAACAGTTGGGGAAGCCTGA
- a CDS encoding Xaa-Pro peptidase family protein, whose translation MALHFSPAEFARRRAVLLAAMQAERLDALFLFQQESMFWLTGYDTFGFCFFQCLVVKADGDMALLTRSADLRQAQHTSNLTDIRIWKDGRDANPARDLLMLAQDFGLTGKRIGVEFESYGLVAANGRKLEAAFADVSDLIDSSTIVTRLRAVKSAAEIACVRRAAALSDAADSAALGLIRAGADEGEILAAQHNAIFAGGGDYPANEFIIGSGRDALLCRYKSGRRTLDAQDQITLEFAGVDRHYHAAIMRTVVVGEPRPLHLRYHEAAKAALLACEAELKPGRTAGDVFAAHARVFDEHGLSSHRLNACGYSLGAKFTPSWMDWPMFYESNDRPIVPGMVMFAHMILMDSASETAMCLGRTYLVGETAAETLNLPDLDLAIR comes from the coding sequence ATGGCCCTGCACTTTTCACCCGCCGAATTCGCCCGCCGGCGTGCTGTCCTGCTGGCGGCGATGCAAGCCGAGCGGCTCGATGCGCTCTTCCTGTTCCAGCAGGAATCGATGTTCTGGCTGACGGGCTATGACACTTTCGGCTTCTGCTTCTTCCAGTGCCTTGTGGTGAAGGCCGATGGCGACATGGCGTTGCTGACCCGCTCCGCCGATTTGCGCCAAGCCCAGCACACCTCGAATCTGACCGATATCCGCATCTGGAAGGATGGCCGCGACGCGAACCCCGCGCGTGACCTGCTCATGCTGGCACAGGATTTCGGCCTGACCGGCAAGCGCATCGGCGTGGAGTTTGAATCCTACGGCCTCGTCGCGGCAAACGGCCGCAAGCTGGAGGCGGCCTTCGCAGACGTCAGCGATCTCATCGATAGCTCGACGATCGTGACACGGCTGCGCGCCGTGAAATCGGCTGCAGAGATTGCCTGTGTCCGACGCGCGGCCGCTCTATCCGACGCGGCCGACAGCGCGGCGCTCGGCCTGATCCGGGCTGGCGCCGACGAGGGCGAGATCCTGGCCGCACAGCACAACGCGATCTTCGCGGGTGGCGGCGACTATCCGGCCAACGAGTTCATCATCGGCTCCGGCCGTGACGCCCTGCTCTGCCGCTACAAATCGGGCCGCCGGACGCTCGACGCGCAGGACCAGATCACGCTCGAATTCGCGGGCGTCGACAGGCACTACCATGCTGCGATCATGCGAACCGTCGTGGTCGGAGAGCCCCGCCCGCTGCATCTGCGCTATCATGAAGCCGCCAAGGCGGCTCTCCTCGCCTGCGAGGCTGAACTGAAGCCAGGGCGGACGGCAGGCGATGTCTTCGCCGCCCATGCCCGGGTTTTCGACGAACACGGTCTTTCCAGCCACCGACTCAATGCCTGCGGCTACTCGCTTGGCGCAAAGTTCACGCCGAGCTGGATGGACTGGCCGATGTTCTACGAGAGCAACGACAGGCCGATCGTTCCGGGCATGGTGATGTTCGCCCATATGATTCTGATGGATTCGGCAAGCGAGACCGCGATGTGCCTCGGCCGCACCTATCTCGTCGGCGAAACAGCAGCAGAAACCCTGAACTTACCCGATCTGGACCTTGCGATCCGTTGA
- a CDS encoding accessory factor UbiK family protein produces the protein MATTSNRILDDLARMVTDAAGAAQGVRREVETVARTQIDRLLREMDVVTREEFEAVREMAVLAREENDKLAARLAALEAGRDKG, from the coding sequence ATGGCCACGACCTCGAACCGCATACTCGACGATCTCGCTCGTATGGTCACCGACGCCGCGGGAGCCGCCCAGGGTGTGCGCCGCGAGGTCGAGACGGTTGCCCGCACGCAGATCGACCGCCTCCTGCGCGAGATGGATGTGGTGACACGCGAGGAATTCGAAGCGGTGCGCGAGATGGCGGTTCTGGCGCGTGAAGAGAATGACAAGCTCGCCGCACGGCTGGCTGCACTCGAGGCTGGGCGCGACAAGGGCTGA
- a CDS encoding TetR/AcrR family transcriptional regulator — MDALFNLAAARPWDEIELGDIAGEAGVSLATLRNLFPSKLAILGGLTRIVDDAVLAGQSDDLADESYRERMFDLVMRRLDALAPYKTGLRRVMPALRRDPLALAALNRGAVNSWRYMLASAGIPTEDALGGVRVQGAVLLMARVADVWLDDDETELSRTMARLDRELKTASWVMSRAEDIHRLTAPLRGLARAFCGARPRVRRRERGEDGRRGEDNEDFAPAI; from the coding sequence GTGGACGCGCTTTTCAATCTTGCGGCCGCGCGGCCGTGGGACGAGATCGAGCTCGGCGATATCGCTGGCGAGGCCGGCGTCTCGCTTGCGACGTTGCGCAACCTGTTTCCGTCCAAGCTCGCCATTCTCGGCGGGCTGACCCGTATCGTCGACGATGCGGTGCTCGCTGGCCAGTCCGATGACCTCGCAGACGAATCCTATCGTGAGCGGATGTTCGACCTGGTCATGCGCCGCCTCGATGCTCTTGCCCCTTACAAGACCGGCCTGCGGCGCGTGATGCCGGCGCTGCGGCGCGATCCCCTGGCACTCGCGGCTCTCAATCGCGGTGCGGTCAATTCCTGGCGCTACATGCTCGCTTCGGCGGGGATCCCGACGGAGGACGCGCTGGGAGGCGTGCGCGTGCAGGGTGCGGTGTTGCTGATGGCGCGTGTCGCGGACGTCTGGCTCGACGATGACGAAACGGAACTCTCCCGGACGATGGCGCGTCTCGATCGCGAACTGAAGACTGCGAGTTGGGTGATGTCGCGGGCCGAGGACATCCATCGGCTCACGGCTCCGTTGCGCGGACTTGCCCGTGCCTTCTGCGGAGCCCGTCCGCGGGTCCGCCGTAGGGAGCGCGGGGAGGATGGCCGCCGGGGTGAGGATAACGAGGATTTCGCCCCCGCCATCTAG